A portion of the Enterobacter sp. SA187 genome contains these proteins:
- the aroB gene encoding 3-dehydroquinate synthase, whose amino-acid sequence MERINVTLGERSYPITIAAGLFNDPASFLPLKSGDQVMLVTNETLAPLYLDKIRRVLEQAGVKVDSVVLPDGEQYKSLAVLDTVFTALLQKPHGRDTTLVALGGGVVGDLTGFAAASYQRGVRFIQVPTTLLSQVDSSVGGKTAVNHPLGKNMIGAFYQPASVVVDLDCLSTLPARELSSGLAEVIKYGIILDREFFIWLEDNLDALLRLDGPAMAYCIRRCCELKAEVVAADERETGLRALLNLGHTFGHAIEAEMGYGNWLHGEAVAAGMVMAARVAERLGQFDQQDTQRIITLLKRAGLPVNGPQEMSREAYLPHMMRDKKVLAGEMRLVLPLAIGKSEVRGGVPHDVVLDAIADCQQA is encoded by the coding sequence ATGGAGAGGATAAACGTCACTCTCGGGGAACGTAGTTACCCTATCACCATCGCGGCTGGCTTGTTTAACGATCCAGCTTCCTTCTTGCCTCTGAAGTCCGGTGATCAGGTAATGCTGGTCACTAACGAGACACTGGCTCCGCTGTATCTCGATAAGATCCGCCGTGTTCTTGAACAGGCGGGCGTCAAGGTAGATAGCGTTGTTCTGCCTGACGGCGAGCAATATAAAAGCCTGGCAGTGCTCGACACGGTCTTCACCGCCTTGTTGCAAAAACCTCATGGCCGCGACACGACGCTGGTCGCCCTGGGCGGCGGTGTGGTGGGCGATCTCACCGGGTTTGCGGCAGCCAGCTATCAGCGCGGCGTCCGCTTCATTCAGGTGCCGACCACGCTGCTTTCGCAGGTCGACTCCTCCGTTGGCGGCAAAACGGCGGTAAACCATCCTCTTGGCAAAAACATGATTGGCGCGTTCTACCAGCCCGCTTCGGTGGTGGTGGATCTCGACTGCTTATCTACTTTGCCTGCGCGTGAACTCTCCTCTGGTCTGGCTGAAGTCATTAAATATGGCATCATTCTCGACCGCGAATTCTTTATCTGGCTGGAAGACAATCTGGATGCATTGCTGCGTCTGGACGGGCCGGCAATGGCGTACTGTATTCGCCGCTGCTGCGAGTTAAAAGCCGAAGTTGTGGCGGCTGACGAGCGCGAAACCGGCTTACGTGCTTTACTGAACCTGGGGCACACCTTTGGTCATGCTATCGAAGCTGAAATGGGCTACGGTAACTGGCTGCATGGTGAGGCGGTTGCTGCGGGTATGGTGATGGCGGCGCGCGTGGCTGAACGCCTCGGGCAGTTCGACCAGCAGGATACACAACGTATTATTACGCTGCTCAAGCGTGCCGGCCTTCCGGTCAACGGCCCGCAAGAGATGTCCCGCGAGGCTTATCTGCCTCATATGATGCGTGACAAGAAAGTGCTGGCGGGCGAGATGCGTTTAGTGCTCCCGCTTGCCATAGGTAAAAGTGAAGTTCGCGGCGGCGTTCCGCATGATGTTGTACTTGACGCCATTGCGGATTGCCAGCAAGCGTAA
- the hofQ gene encoding DNA uptake porin HofQ, which translates to MMCSILTARAEAPKPVTLMVDDVPVVQVLQSLAQQEKHNLVVSPDVSGTLSLHLINVPWKQALETVIASTGLTMQRQGTILHVHSQAWQQQKQASLDAGREKQRLNLPLQDQSIVLRYADAGELAAAGEKLLSARGTVTVDKRTNRLLVRDNADTLRTFTRWVEQMDLPVAQVELEAHIVTINEKSLRELGVKWDLAEAPADAVAKVGHMTALSGDLSVANATTRVGFNIGRIDGRMLGIELSALEQEQKLDIIASPRLLASHLQPASIKQGSEIPYQVSSGDSGATSVEFKEAVLGMEVTPTVLPDGRVRLKLHISQNMPGQVLQQADGETLAIDKQEIETQVEVKSGDTLALGGIFQHKKKTARDKVPLLASVPWLGQLFRHDGKDNERRELVVFITPRLVPLR; encoded by the coding sequence ATGATGTGCAGCATCCTGACCGCAAGGGCGGAAGCGCCGAAGCCGGTCACGCTGATGGTGGACGACGTGCCGGTAGTGCAGGTGCTGCAAAGCCTGGCGCAGCAGGAGAAGCATAACCTGGTGGTCTCGCCCGATGTCAGCGGTACGCTCTCGCTGCATCTTATTAATGTGCCCTGGAAACAGGCGCTGGAAACAGTTATCGCCAGCACGGGTCTGACCATGCAGCGGCAGGGCACTATTCTGCATGTGCATTCACAGGCCTGGCAGCAGCAAAAACAGGCCAGTCTGGATGCCGGGCGGGAAAAGCAGCGGCTGAACCTGCCGCTGCAGGACCAGAGCATCGTACTGCGCTATGCCGATGCGGGCGAGCTGGCCGCTGCGGGTGAGAAGCTGCTCAGCGCCAGAGGCACGGTGACGGTAGACAAACGTACCAATCGCCTTCTTGTGCGTGATAATGCCGACACGCTCCGTACCTTTACCCGCTGGGTTGAGCAAATGGATCTGCCGGTGGCGCAGGTAGAGCTTGAAGCGCACATCGTGACTATTAATGAAAAAAGCCTGCGCGAACTGGGCGTGAAATGGGATCTGGCCGAAGCGCCCGCCGATGCGGTGGCAAAAGTCGGTCATATGACGGCCTTAAGCGGCGATCTGTCGGTGGCCAACGCCACCACGCGGGTCGGTTTTAATATCGGGCGCATCGACGGGCGGATGCTGGGCATTGAGCTGTCGGCGCTGGAGCAGGAGCAGAAGCTCGATATCATCGCCAGCCCGCGTCTGCTGGCGTCCCATTTGCAACCCGCCAGCATCAAACAGGGCAGCGAGATCCCCTACCAGGTGTCCAGCGGCGACAGCGGCGCCACCTCGGTTGAATTTAAAGAAGCGGTACTCGGCATGGAAGTCACCCCCACGGTGCTGCCGGATGGGCGAGTGCGTCTGAAGCTGCATATCAGCCAGAACATGCCCGGACAGGTCCTGCAGCAGGCGGATGGCGAAACCCTGGCTATCGATAAACAGGAAATCGAAACGCAGGTCGAAGTCAAAAGCGGCGACACGCTGGCGCTGGGCGGCATTTTTCAGCATAAAAAGAAAACCGCCCGCGATAAGGTCCCTTTACTTGCCAGCGTCCCCTGGCTGGGACAGCTGTTTCGTCATGACGGAAAAGATAATGAAAGGCGGGAACTGGTGGTGTTTATCACCCCCCGGCTGGTGCCGCTGCGTTAG
- the damX gene encoding cell division protein DamX, whose translation MDEYKPEDELKPDPSDRRTGRSRQSSDRDSEPQINFDDVDLEADDRRPSRSRKPREDEEYEEYPEEDASVDEPREVRRPRNRKKAAAAKPASRQYMMIGLGILVLLLLIVGIGSALKSPVSKNNGEQTASTEKNIDLAGSSTTNNAADQANATQPAPGATSAEQTAGNQQDVSLPPISSTPTQAQTAATPEGQQRVEVQGDLNNALTQPQNQDQLNNVAVNSTLPTEPATVAPLRNGAAAPRQTTDTAERQTTPRTTERKQAVIEPKSQSKPQSKPQATQTAPKAVPVQPKRTETVIAAPAKTPATNTAPKATASVPAKPAAPAATATTTAPAATTPAKSAAPAATAGGTTGNVGALKSAPSGHYTLQLSSSSNSNNLNAWAKKENLKNYVVYQTSRNGQPWYVLVSGVYASKEEAKRAVATLPADVQAKNPWAKPVHQVQADLK comes from the coding sequence ATGGATGAATACAAACCAGAAGACGAGCTGAAACCCGATCCCAGCGATCGTCGTACTGGTCGTTCCCGTCAATCTTCTGATCGTGACAGTGAACCGCAAATCAATTTTGATGATGTCGATCTGGAAGCAGACGACCGTCGGCCTTCGCGATCCCGTAAACCCCGTGAAGACGAGGAGTACGAGGAGTATCCGGAAGAAGACGCGTCTGTGGATGAGCCGCGCGAAGTGCGCCGTCCGCGCAATCGTAAAAAAGCCGCCGCCGCGAAACCCGCTTCTCGTCAGTACATGATGATTGGCCTGGGGATCCTGGTGCTGTTGCTGCTAATCGTCGGTATCGGCTCCGCGCTGAAATCGCCGGTGAGCAAAAACAATGGCGAGCAAACGGCGTCCACTGAGAAAAATATCGATCTGGCTGGCAGCAGTACTACCAACAATGCCGCCGACCAGGCTAACGCCACGCAGCCTGCGCCAGGCGCCACCTCTGCGGAGCAGACGGCTGGCAACCAGCAGGACGTTTCCCTGCCGCCGATTTCTTCGACCCCGACGCAGGCGCAAACTGCCGCTACGCCGGAAGGCCAGCAGCGTGTGGAAGTGCAGGGCGACCTGAACAATGCGCTGACCCAGCCGCAAAATCAGGATCAGCTCAATAACGTGGCGGTTAACTCCACGCTGCCGACGGAACCGGCGACCGTGGCTCCGCTGCGTAACGGCGCTGCCGCACCGCGTCAGACCACCGACACGGCGGAACGTCAGACGACCCCGCGCACCACCGAGCGCAAGCAGGCGGTGATCGAGCCGAAATCGCAAAGCAAACCGCAGAGTAAACCGCAGGCTACGCAGACCGCGCCAAAAGCCGTGCCGGTTCAGCCGAAGCGTACGGAAACGGTGATTGCCGCACCGGCGAAAACGCCGGCAACCAACACGGCACCGAAAGCGACCGCCAGCGTACCGGCTAAACCTGCCGCGCCTGCGGCGACAGCCACCACCACGGCCCCGGCAGCGACCACGCCAGCGAAATCCGCAGCGCCAGCCGCCACCGCGGGTGGTACCACGGGTAATGTGGGCGCGTTAAAATCCGCGCCGTCAGGACACTACACGTTGCAGTTGAGCAGTTCTTCCAACTCCAACAACCTGAACGCCTGGGCGAAAAAAGAGAATCTGAAAAACTACGTGGTTTATCAGACCTCCCGCAACGGTCAGCCGTGGTATGTGCTGGTGAGCGGTGTGTATGCCTCTAAAGAAGAAGCCAAACGCGCCGTGGCAACGCTGCCAGCCGATGTGCAGGCGAAAAACCCATGGGCGAAGCCAGTGCACCAGGTGCAGGCCGATCTCAAATAA
- a CDS encoding HofP DNA utilization family protein: MILKRWMLAATALISLTGMRDPFLPPPDLCQTAQLTQWRYQGYVAMRGRAMGILRDGSGKWLRVSTGDRLPTGWQVGEITDLEMQIFTAADCEPQQWRWTRQGDQHETMDRNNHDVQHPDRKGGSAEAGHADGGRRAGSAGAAKPGAAGEA, translated from the coding sequence ATGATCCTTAAACGCTGGATGCTGGCGGCGACCGCTTTGATCTCGCTTACCGGGATGCGGGATCCATTTTTGCCGCCGCCGGACCTTTGTCAGACGGCGCAGCTGACCCAATGGCGCTATCAGGGCTATGTCGCGATGCGGGGGCGCGCCATGGGCATCCTGCGCGATGGCAGCGGCAAATGGCTGCGGGTGAGCACGGGCGATCGCTTACCGACCGGATGGCAGGTGGGAGAGATCACAGACCTCGAGATGCAAATTTTTACCGCGGCAGACTGCGAGCCGCAGCAGTGGCGCTGGACACGACAGGGAGATCAGCATGAAACAATGGACAGGAATAATCATGATGTGCAGCATCCTGACCGCAAGGGCGGAAGCGCCGAAGCCGGTCACGCTGATGGTGGACGACGTGCCGGTAGTGCAGGTGCTGCAAAGCCTGGCGCAGCAGGAGAAGCATAA
- the nudE gene encoding ADP compounds hydrolase NudE has translation MSKSLQKPTILNVETVAKSRLFNVESVDLEFSNGERRVYERMRPSTREAVMIVPIVDDHLILIREYAVGIEAYELGFSKGLIDPGESVYEAANRELKEEVGFGAHNLTFLKKLSMAPSYFSSKMNIVVAEDLYPESLQGDEPEPLPQVRWPLAHLMDLLEDPDFNEARNVSALFLVREWLKGQGRL, from the coding sequence ATGAGTAAATCATTGCAAAAACCCACCATTCTTAACGTCGAAACCGTCGCTAAATCACGGTTATTTAACGTTGAAAGCGTGGATCTGGAATTCAGCAACGGCGAGCGTCGTGTTTATGAGCGCATGCGCCCGTCAACGCGCGAAGCCGTAATGATTGTGCCCATCGTCGATGACCATCTGATTTTGATCCGTGAATATGCCGTGGGGATCGAAGCCTATGAACTGGGCTTTTCGAAAGGGCTTATCGATCCGGGCGAAAGCGTGTATGAAGCCGCGAACCGCGAGTTAAAAGAGGAAGTGGGTTTTGGCGCGCATAACCTGACGTTTCTGAAGAAACTGAGCATGGCCCCGTCCTATTTCTCCAGCAAAATGAATATCGTGGTGGCAGAAGATCTCTATCCGGAGTCGCTGCAAGGGGATGAGCCTGAACCGCTGCCGCAGGTGCGCTGGCCGCTGGCCCATCTGATGGATCTGCTTGAAGATCCCGATTTCAATGAAGCACGCAATGTCAGCGCGCTTTTCCTGGTGCGGGAATGGCTGAAAGGGCAGGGCAGGCTGTAG
- the mrcA gene encoding peptidoglycan glycosyltransferase/peptidoglycan DD-transpeptidase MrcA, which produces MKFVKYLLILAVCCILLGAGSIYGLYKYVEPQLPDVATLRDVRLQIPMQVYSADGELIAQYGEKRRIPLTLNQIPPVMVKAFIATEDSRFYEHHGVDPVGIFRAASVALFSGHASQGASTITQQLARNFYLSPERTLMRKIKEVFLAIRIEQLMNKDEILELYLNKIYLGYRAYGVGSAAQVYFGKSVDQLTLSEIAVIAGLPKAPSTFNPLYSLERATSRRNVVLSRMLSEGYISQTEYDQARGEAIDANYHAPEIAFSAPYLSEMVRQEMVSRYGEKAYEDGYRVYTTITRQMQQAAQQAVRNNVLDYDMRHGYRGPSNVLWKLGESAWDTQKITRTLKALPTYGPLLPAVVTGTSLQEATAMLADGTSVSLRMEGMRWARPYRSDTAQGATPRKVTDVVQAGQQIWVRQVEDAWWLAQVPDVNSALVSINPQNGAVIALVGGFDFNQSKFNRATQALRQVGSNIKPFLYTAAMDKGLTLASILNDVPISRWDAGAGSDWQPKNSPAEYAGPIRLRQGLGQSKNVVMVRAMRAMGVDYAAEYLQRFGFPAQNIVHTESLALGSASFTPLQVARGYAVMANGGFLVDPYFISKIENDQGGVLFEARPKIACADCDIPVIYGETQKSGVLENKDVEDVARSQEQQNAVVPMPQLGQANQALVAQTGAQEYAPHVINTPLAFLIKSALNSNIFGEPGWQGTGWRAGRDLKRNDIGGKTGTTNSSKDAWFSGYGPGAVTSVWIGFDDHRRDLGRTTASGAIKDQISGYEGGAKSAQPAWDAFMKHALEGVPEEPLTPPPGIVTVNIDRSTGQLANGGNSRQEYFIEGTQPTQQAVHEVGTTIIDNGETHELF; this is translated from the coding sequence GTGAAGTTCGTAAAGTATTTATTGATCCTTGCAGTCTGTTGCATTCTGCTGGGAGCAGGCTCGATCTATGGCTTATACAAATATGTTGAGCCGCAACTCCCTGATGTCGCCACGCTCAGAGATGTGCGTTTGCAAATCCCGATGCAGGTTTACAGCGCTGACGGCGAGCTTATCGCTCAGTACGGTGAAAAACGGCGCATCCCGCTGACCTTAAACCAGATCCCGCCGGTGATGGTGAAAGCGTTTATTGCGACAGAAGACAGCCGTTTTTATGAGCATCATGGTGTCGATCCCGTGGGGATTTTCCGTGCGGCAAGCGTGGCGCTTTTCTCCGGTCATGCCTCGCAGGGCGCGAGCACCATCACGCAGCAGCTGGCGCGAAACTTCTACTTGAGCCCCGAACGCACCCTGATGCGTAAAATAAAGGAAGTGTTTCTCGCCATCCGCATCGAACAGCTGATGAATAAAGACGAGATCCTCGAACTTTATCTCAACAAAATTTACCTCGGTTACCGCGCCTACGGCGTGGGCTCTGCCGCGCAGGTTTATTTCGGTAAGTCAGTCGATCAGCTGACGCTGAGCGAAATCGCCGTGATCGCCGGTCTGCCCAAAGCGCCGTCGACCTTCAACCCGCTCTACTCGCTGGAACGTGCGACCAGCCGTCGAAATGTGGTGCTGTCGCGTATGCTCAGCGAAGGGTATATCTCGCAGACGGAGTACGATCAGGCGCGCGGCGAGGCGATTGACGCCAATTATCACGCGCCGGAAATCGCCTTCTCAGCGCCTTATCTGTCAGAGATGGTGCGCCAGGAGATGGTGTCCCGCTATGGCGAGAAAGCCTATGAAGATGGCTACCGCGTTTACACTACAATCACGCGTCAGATGCAGCAGGCCGCTCAGCAGGCGGTACGTAACAACGTGCTGGATTACGACATGCGCCACGGCTATCGCGGCCCGTCGAACGTGTTATGGAAGCTGGGTGAAAGCGCATGGGATACCCAGAAAATCACCCGCACGTTAAAAGCGCTGCCGACCTACGGGCCGCTGTTGCCTGCCGTGGTCACGGGCACCAGCCTGCAGGAAGCGACGGCAATGCTGGCAGATGGCACCTCAGTGTCGCTGCGTATGGAAGGCATGCGCTGGGCGCGTCCTTACCGTTCGGATACCGCGCAGGGCGCTACGCCGCGCAAAGTCACCGATGTGGTGCAGGCCGGACAGCAAATCTGGGTGCGTCAGGTTGAGGATGCCTGGTGGCTGGCGCAGGTGCCGGACGTCAACTCGGCGTTGGTGTCCATCAACCCGCAAAACGGCGCGGTGATAGCGCTGGTCGGCGGCTTCGATTTCAATCAGAGCAAATTTAACCGCGCCACCCAGGCGCTGCGTCAGGTGGGCTCAAACATCAAGCCATTCCTCTACACGGCGGCGATGGACAAAGGGCTGACGCTGGCGAGTATTCTCAACGACGTGCCGATTTCCCGCTGGGATGCGGGCGCAGGCTCTGACTGGCAGCCGAAGAACTCCCCTGCGGAATACGCCGGGCCGATCCGTTTGCGTCAGGGCCTGGGCCAGTCGAAAAACGTGGTGATGGTGCGTGCGATGCGCGCCATGGGCGTGGATTACGCGGCAGAGTATTTGCAGCGCTTCGGCTTCCCGGCGCAGAACATCGTGCATACCGAATCGCTGGCACTGGGATCGGCGTCCTTTACGCCGCTTCAGGTGGCGCGCGGTTATGCGGTGATGGCGAACGGCGGCTTCCTGGTGGATCCGTATTTCATCAGCAAGATCGAAAACGATCAGGGCGGCGTACTCTTTGAAGCCCGTCCGAAGATCGCCTGTGCGGATTGCGATATTCCGGTTATTTACGGCGAAACGCAGAAATCCGGCGTGCTGGAGAACAAAGACGTGGAAGACGTCGCCCGCTCGCAGGAGCAGCAGAACGCCGTCGTACCGATGCCGCAGCTGGGACAGGCTAATCAGGCGCTGGTGGCGCAAACCGGGGCGCAGGAGTACGCGCCGCACGTCATCAATACTCCGCTGGCGTTCTTAATCAAAAGCGCGCTGAACAGCAATATCTTTGGCGAACCGGGCTGGCAGGGCACCGGCTGGCGTGCGGGCCGCGATCTGAAACGTAATGATATCGGCGGCAAAACCGGTACCACCAACAGCTCGAAAGATGCGTGGTTCTCCGGCTACGGCCCTGGCGCGGTCACCTCGGTATGGATCGGCTTTGACGACCATCGCCGGGATCTGGGGCGCACCACCGCCTCGGGGGCGATTAAAGATCAGATCTCAGGCTATGAAGGCGGTGCGAAGAGCGCCCAGCCTGCCTGGGATGCCTTTATGAAACACGCGCTGGAAGGCGTACCGGAAGAACCGCTGACGCCGCCGCCGGGCATTGTAACCGTCAATATCGACCGCAGCACCGGTCAGTTGGCCAACGGCGGCAACAGTCGTCAGGAGTATTTCATCGAAGGTACGCAGCCGACACAGCAGGCGGTACATGAGGTGGGAACGACGATTATTGATAACGGCGAGACGCACGAACTGTTCTGA
- a CDS encoding HofO family protein gives MQRCLDFWYGLTGRGRVALWLMLTCGLAVCLWWIAIRPPENRLAQLKSDRAARQLTLRQHYLKTYALRPPEGLTESEPARAFSPLDFAPPHATLTRWQPALHGGELELAAQWAQAVATFARLAEYDMVVRGFTLEPEGGQLRFTLQLEAANDP, from the coding sequence ATGCAGCGGTGCCTTGATTTCTGGTACGGCTTAACCGGGCGGGGCCGGGTGGCGCTGTGGCTGATGCTGACGTGTGGCCTTGCCGTCTGCCTGTGGTGGATAGCCATTCGCCCGCCGGAAAACAGGCTGGCGCAACTGAAGAGCGATCGCGCCGCCCGGCAACTGACGTTACGCCAGCATTATCTGAAAACGTACGCGCTGCGCCCGCCGGAGGGGCTGACGGAAAGCGAGCCTGCGCGGGCTTTTTCGCCCCTTGATTTTGCGCCCCCGCACGCCACCCTGACGCGCTGGCAGCCCGCCCTGCATGGCGGTGAGCTGGAACTGGCGGCGCAGTGGGCGCAGGCGGTTGCGACTTTTGCACGCCTGGCGGAGTACGACATGGTGGTCCGGGGTTTTACGCTGGAGCCGGAAGGCGGGCAGTTACGCTTCACTCTGCAACTGGAGGCGGCCAATGATCCTTAA
- a CDS encoding PilN domain-containing protein codes for MYMVNLLPWRLQRQRRRNRFWCAVYTATVLILLLVTLAGRQGIQAEQRINFLIEDADATLFAALSQRHAERTQAQQRWQQQAKRLQQRAATREWQRSLTQLAEQMPDKAWLTQLRYQQGKLALAGVAASLAALSRLDDALGQIPGFHPGTAGATTRDAQGRWQFQHQLIEDAAHAAVP; via the coding sequence ATGTACATGGTCAATCTTCTGCCCTGGCGTTTACAGCGTCAGCGGCGACGCAATCGCTTCTGGTGCGCGGTCTATACCGCTACCGTGCTGATCCTGCTGCTGGTGACGCTGGCCGGACGACAGGGTATCCAGGCGGAGCAGCGGATTAACTTTCTTATAGAGGACGCCGACGCCACGCTGTTTGCGGCGCTGAGCCAACGCCACGCAGAGCGGACACAGGCGCAGCAGCGCTGGCAGCAGCAGGCGAAACGCTTACAGCAGCGTGCAGCAACGCGGGAATGGCAACGCAGCCTGACGCAGCTGGCAGAACAGATGCCGGATAAGGCCTGGCTGACGCAGTTGCGCTATCAGCAGGGAAAACTTGCACTGGCAGGCGTCGCCGCCTCGCTTGCGGCCTTATCCCGGCTCGACGATGCGCTCGGCCAGATCCCCGGCTTTCATCCCGGTACTGCCGGGGCGACCACCCGCGATGCGCAGGGCCGCTGGCAGTTTCAGCACCAATTAATTGAGGACGCAGCCCATGCAGCGGTGCCTTGA
- the aroK gene encoding shikimate kinase AroK yields MAEKRNIFLVGPMGAGKSTIGRQLAQQLNMEFYDSDQEIEKRTGADVGWVFDVEGEDGFRDREEKVINELTEKQGIVLATGGGSVKSRETRNRLSARGVVVYLETTIEKQLARTQRDKKRPLLQVDTPPREVLEALANERNPLYEEIADVTIRTDDQSAKVVANQIINMLESN; encoded by the coding sequence ATGGCAGAGAAACGCAATATCTTTCTGGTTGGGCCTATGGGTGCCGGCAAAAGCACTATTGGGCGTCAGTTAGCTCAACAACTCAATATGGAATTTTACGATTCTGATCAAGAGATTGAGAAACGAACCGGAGCTGATGTGGGCTGGGTCTTCGATGTAGAAGGTGAAGATGGTTTCCGCGATCGCGAAGAAAAAGTCATCAATGAGCTGACTGAAAAACAGGGTATTGTGCTGGCAACTGGCGGCGGCTCTGTGAAATCACGCGAAACCCGTAATCGTCTCTCCGCCCGTGGCGTAGTGGTTTATCTGGAAACCACTATCGAAAAGCAATTAGCTCGTACTCAACGTGACAAAAAACGCCCACTGTTACAAGTGGATACACCACCGCGTGAAGTACTGGAAGCGCTGGCGAACGAACGCAATCCGCTGTACGAAGAGATTGCCGACGTCACCATTCGCACCGACGACCAGAGCGCTAAAGTGGTCGCAAACCAGATTATTAATATGCTGGAAAGCAACTGA
- the dam gene encoding adenine-specific DNA-methyltransferase, with product MKKNRAFLKWAGGKYPLLDDIKKHLPEGECLIEPFVGAGSVFLNTDFSRYILADINSDLINLYDIVKTRTDEYVQSARELFVPQTNQAEVYYQLRAEFNQCHDTLRRAVLFLYLNRHGYNGLCRYNLRGEFNVPFGRYKKPYFPEAELYHFAEKAQNAFFYCETYADSMARATKDSVVYCDPPYAPLTSTANFTAYHTNSFSLEQQAHLAQLAENLKKEQITVLISNHDTSLTREWYSQAEMHLLKVRRSISSNGGTRKKVDELLALYRP from the coding sequence ATGAAAAAGAATCGCGCTTTTCTGAAATGGGCAGGGGGCAAGTACCCCCTGCTCGACGATATCAAAAAGCACTTGCCGGAAGGCGAGTGCCTGATTGAGCCGTTTGTAGGTGCCGGGTCGGTATTTCTTAATACCGACTTTTCTCGTTATATCCTTGCCGACATTAACAGCGATCTGATTAACCTCTACGACATCGTGAAGACCCGTACCGATGAGTATGTGCAGAGCGCGCGTGAACTCTTTGTTCCGCAAACCAATCAGGCTGAGGTGTATTACCAGCTGCGCGCTGAGTTTAACCAGTGCCACGATACGCTTCGTCGCGCAGTCCTGTTCCTGTATCTGAATCGTCATGGCTACAATGGTCTGTGCCGCTACAATTTACGCGGCGAGTTCAATGTGCCTTTTGGTCGCTACAAGAAGCCCTACTTCCCGGAAGCAGAGCTGTACCATTTCGCCGAGAAAGCGCAGAACGCGTTTTTCTACTGTGAAACCTATGCCGACAGCATGGCGCGCGCCACCAAAGATTCGGTGGTGTACTGCGATCCGCCTTACGCGCCGCTGACCTCCACCGCGAATTTTACCGCTTATCACACTAACAGCTTCAGCCTGGAACAGCAGGCGCATCTGGCGCAGTTGGCGGAAAATCTGAAGAAAGAGCAGATCACGGTGCTGATCTCTAATCACGATACGTCGTTAACCCGTGAATGGTACAGTCAGGCGGAGATGCATTTGTTAAAAGTGCGGCGCAGCATAAGCAGTAATGGCGGCACACGTAAAAAGGTGGACGAACTGCTGGCTCTGTATCGCCCATGA
- a CDS encoding DNA utilization protein HofM, whose protein sequence is MAFGHWQIGLHIQQSGVYGVALIREKTQWALRRWWQVPLADDVVVDGQIRQFDVLSQTLLPWSKTLPRRHHIRLAFPAGRTLQKTFPRPAMRLGERERLSWMTGSLARELDMAGEDLRFDYSEDTLQDAYRVTAAQQKEIADVLELARSLRLHVAAITPDACALQRLIPLLAPPARWLIWRDPGQWLWATRERWGRYPAQGIDSPQALALKLGLEPALGQVCEAAAGFDAWCAVAHRQPPLPVNGDAWAIAIGLALGEAR, encoded by the coding sequence ATGGCATTCGGGCACTGGCAAATAGGACTGCATATTCAACAGAGTGGCGTGTATGGCGTTGCGCTGATCCGCGAAAAGACGCAGTGGGCGCTACGCCGCTGGTGGCAGGTGCCGCTGGCCGACGATGTCGTCGTCGACGGGCAAATCCGGCAGTTCGATGTGCTTTCACAGACGCTGTTGCCCTGGAGCAAAACGCTGCCGCGCCGCCACCATATCCGGCTCGCTTTTCCGGCGGGACGTACCCTGCAAAAGACCTTTCCCCGTCCGGCGATGCGCCTTGGCGAACGCGAACGGCTGTCGTGGATGACGGGAAGCCTCGCGCGGGAACTGGACATGGCGGGGGAAGATTTACGCTTCGACTACAGTGAAGACACGCTGCAGGACGCCTACCGCGTGACGGCGGCGCAACAAAAAGAGATTGCCGACGTGCTTGAACTGGCGCGGTCGCTGCGTCTGCACGTTGCCGCCATCACGCCTGATGCCTGCGCCCTGCAACGGCTGATCCCGCTGCTCGCGCCGCCTGCCCGCTGGCTGATTTGGCGCGATCCCGGCCAGTGGCTGTGGGCCACGCGGGAGCGCTGGGGACGATATCCGGCGCAGGGCATTGATTCGCCGCAAGCGCTGGCGCTTAAGCTGGGCCTGGAGCCAGCGCTGGGGCAGGTGTGCGAAGCGGCGGCGGGCTTTGATGCCTGGTGCGCTGTGGCCCATCGCCAGCCGCCTTTACCGGTAAACGGCGACGCCTGGGCGATCGCCATTGGCCTGGCGCTGGGTGAGGCGCGCTGA